The Gossypium arboreum isolate Shixiya-1 chromosome 6, ASM2569848v2, whole genome shotgun sequence DNA window CTCTAGTTGGTTCATCTGTCATCTTAAGCTATTTATTTGAGTATTTTAGGTGGGCGTAGCCCctattttactcttttttttttttgcgtgcTCTCTCACATCCCCACACTCCCCGGAATCCAAAAAAGGTGTAGGGGAGTGTGGTCGAGAGAGAGAGTGTGAGGTAACCCCCCCCCccgagaaaaatagaaaaatatgaaaaGCTTGGTAATGCTCGCGAGCCATTTGAGTTGAATATTATTAAGCTCAAATTCGGCTTAATTAATAGCCCAAGCTGCTTGAGTTTGACTTCGGCCtaataattatcaaaataagtttgaATTTAAGTCAAACTCGAGTAGCTTACTAGAACCAATTTCTCATTTACTCTTCTAAATATCATTATACCaaataatcataattatttaGTTATAATATATATTGTGGATAGGAATAGATTTATCACCTCCACGTAAGTTCAACACAACAAAAATGTGACTATATATAATATATAGTCCACAATAAGACAaagatattaataaattttaatatgccAAAAAGATAAAAACCAAGTGGTCCCTTTATATTCATATTATTATATCATTTGGTTTTCCCTAAAATAAACTTGAAAGTTGGTATAAAAATCCTAGCATTGGAATGTTGAAGGCATGCAATGCAACACTGATATACTTTCAAGAAAATAATATCAAATCTCCTTCTCCTCCCCCTCCtgctccttcttcttcttcttcttgttcaTTGAGTTGAGTGTTGTAAGAAAAAATGGGTATTAAGCAATTTATAGGTTATGCTTTAGTTGTGTTTGCAAGCTTGGTGGTGTCAGCTCAGGGCTCCGATTTTGCATTTTATAAACTGAGTCTGATATGGCCGACTTCTGCATGTTATCCACTCTCCAACTGTAAGACTCCATTACCTACTTTCTTCACCATCCATGGGTTATGGCCAACATTTGCCAATGACACCGCAGTTCCTGCTTATGGGCCTAATAATAGATGCAATGCCAATCCTGTTGGTCCTGATGCTGCTGTGGTAACCTCTTTATTTTTATTGTTCATGTGTTTAGCTTAGATAACATGAATTGGTGGTGTTGTgttaattttgttttattgtaaAAATGGCAGGCTAGACTAACACCCATTCAAGACAGACTAAACCAAAGGTGGCCAAACCTTAGGGCAGGGGTCGAAAACTCTGTTTTTTGGAGACATGAATGGCAAAACCATGGGATATGCTCTGATTATCCTCAAGATCCTTTGAGTTATTTTAATGATACCTTAAATCTTGCAACTTCCACCAAATTCGACCCTTTCAAAGGTAATTATTGttactattaattttaaaaagagGTAAATTCAATTACATTATACTTACCCCTGTTCTAGTCTATGCCAAAAACAAATTTGTATTATATAATTTCTTATttcaaaaatttattataaaaaatgaTTAAACCCCATAAATTAACAGAATTAAGTGATTgattattgtttttctttttcattgttGAAATTGCAGCTTTGGGAGTTCAACCATCAAACACTCCCTATCTTTTAAACACATTGCTACAAAATGTGTACAAGAACGTGGGAGCCTATCCTCAAATCTCATGCAGTCAACGATCAGGAGGCGCACTTTATCTGAGAGAGATCCGTTTCTGCCTCACAAGGACCAAGAAAACGCCACCTTCGGTGGTTCAAAGCTGCCCCACCAGAGTTGCCGGTGGATGTAAAGACCCTCTCACCAACAATGTTCA harbors:
- the LOC108485799 gene encoding ribonuclease 1-like, which translates into the protein MGIKQFIGYALVVFASLVVSAQGSDFAFYKLSLIWPTSACYPLSNCKTPLPTFFTIHGLWPTFANDTAVPAYGPNNRCNANPVGPDAAVARLTPIQDRLNQRWPNLRAGVENSVFWRHEWQNHGICSDYPQDPLSYFNDTLNLATSTKFDPFKALGVQPSNTPYLLNTLLQNVYKNVGAYPQISCSQRSGGALYLREIRFCLTRTKKTPPSVVQSCPTRVAGGCKDPLTNNVHFPPAS